The following proteins are co-located in the Silene latifolia isolate original U9 population chromosome 1, ASM4854445v1, whole genome shotgun sequence genome:
- the LOC141651068 gene encoding two-component response regulator ARR17 has protein sequence MNGEGTSSCCCHGLLTTNNDEMHVLAVDDNLIDRKLVEKLLIKSACKVTTAENAMKALEYLGLGDNQQNNSKVMKVNLILTDYCMPGMTGYDLLKKIKESSDMREVPVVIMSSENVPTRIKQCMEEGAKMFMLKPLKLSDINKLRCQLMHCSKH, from the exons ATGAATGGTGAAGGAACTTCATCTTGTTGTTGTCATGGATTATTAACAACAAATAATGATGAAATGCATGTATTAGCTGTGGATGATAATCTTATTGACCGGAAACTCGTTGAGAAGTTGCTCATTAAATCCGCTTGCAAAG TAACTACAGCTGAGAATGCAATGAAGGCCTTAGAGTACTTGGGATTAGgagacaatcaacaaaataactcCAAG GTTATGAAGGTTAACCTAATACTAACCGATTACTGCATGCCTGGAATGACTGGTTATGATCTACTTAAAAAGATTAAG GAATCATCGGATATGAGGGAAGTTCCAGTCGTTATAATGTCGTCCGAGAATGTACCAACAAGAATTAAACA GTGCATggaagaaggggctaaaatgttCATGCTGAAGCCACTTAAACTATCAGATATCAACAAATTGAGGTGTCAACTGATGCACTGCTCCAAACATTAA
- the LOC141598657 gene encoding uncharacterized protein LOC141598657: MDDISTNPLGLLLHACSLAKELESVIPNLTANYNNYPQILSQKCDEIIGMFTMAKDHINSQHHREMGAMFGWVDPQPPLAVTGKGKEIVGEGQVEGGGGGSGTSSSTQQKTNKRSSRHEEEGDRRERVRLPAPQIGNLEMPPEDGFTWRKYGQKEILNSKYPRSYYRCTHQKLYNCPAKKQVQRLDDDPFTFEILYRGNHTCHISSTAPMAPLPRRSPPAVQNILFSQQPTTIVDSPIHQWLTMDLHGPSSEGAHTAFNPHVPANVGVDFLHQHTNSLLDLADAMFNSVSSSSSNNMDVIFSTVDDKWKNNDTKD, from the exons ATGGATGATATTAGTACAAACCCTTTAGGTTTACTACTACATGCATGTAGCTTAGCAAAAGAATTGGAATCAGTAATCCCAAATTTAACTGCGAATTATAATAATTACCCGCAAATTCTTTCGCAAAAATGTGATGAGATCATAGGGATGTTTACCATGGCAAAAGACCATATAAACTCCCAACACCACCGCGAAATGGGAGCCATGTTTGGTTGGGTGGACCCGCAGCCACCACTCGCGGTGACCGGAAaagggaaggagatagttggtgaAGGCCAAgtagagggtggtggtggtgggagtgggACCTCAAGCTCCACGCAACAAAAGACCAACAAGAGATCATCAAG GCATGAAGAAGAAGGAGACAGAAGAGAAAGGGTGAGATTGCCAGCACCACAAATAGGGAATTTGGAAATGCCACCAGAAGATGGATTTACATGGAGAAAATATGGTCAAAAAGAGATTCTTAATTCTAAGTATCCTCG GAGTTACTACAGATGCACTCACCAAAAACTATACAATTGTCCAGCCAAGAAGCAAGTCCAACGACTAGACGATGACCCTTTTACATTTGAGATCCTCTACCGTGGCAACCACACTTGCCATATTTCATCAACGGCGCCCATGGCCCCACTTCCAAGACGATCACCTCCGGCCGTTCAAAACATATTATTTTCCCAACAACCAACCACAATCGTTGATTCGCCGATACACCAGTGGTTGACGATGGACCTCCACGGGCCATCCTCTGAGGGCGCACATACTGCATTCAACCCACACGTTCCAGCCAACGTTGGAGTCGATTTCCTTCATCAACATACTAATTCTTTGCTTGATTTGGCGGATGCAATGTTTAATTCCGTGAGTAGTAGCAGTAGCAATAATATGGACGTCATTTTTTCCACCGTTGatgacaaatggaagaacaatgatACTAAAGATTAA